Sequence from the Panulirus ornatus isolate Po-2019 chromosome 5, ASM3632096v1, whole genome shotgun sequence genome:
GGAATGGTTTTACTTACATCAGACTTGGGGGAATCAAGTAGTTAAAATGGATGAATATTATTCCGTACAATGTAGTATATCTTGTGGAGTTCCACAGGGATGTATTTTAGGACCATTATTATTTTCATGCAATGTAAATGACATGAAAATTAGTGTCACATACCAACTTCTTCTTTATTCTGATGACAGTGTTCTAATTGTATCGCACAAGGATGCTAATCTTATGTCAAATAGATTAGGAAAAGAACTTTAAGCATGTGATAATTAGATGATTGATAACCGATGTTATGATAGGATCGAAAAGAAAACTAGAGATGGTAAATAACTGTGCAATAACATGTTATGGTCAGGTAATACAAGGAGTAAAGTCAGTAAAGTATCTAGGAGTTTATTAGGATTAATGTGCCTCAGGGGAGTTAAACTGTCAGTTTATAATCAATATAATAGATTCAAGATTAAACATTTTTATGCAGACAAACAAATGGCTTTAatcagaaaattaagaaaacttTATATTATGCTTTCATTCAACCTCATTTTGATTATGTATATTCTTCTTGGTATTCTGGAGTAAGCAGTAAATCCAAAAAGCAGCTACACGTTTGtcaaaacaaaattattagatttattgtaAGAGTAGACCGCAGAGGTCACACTGGCCAAGCAGAGAGGGAGAAAGTAAACATGTTAAGTGTAGAGAATAGGGTTAAGCAAATAAAACTGAATCATGTCTTTAACATATACAGCAACATTGGGCCCACATATCTTACAGAAAATGTTCATAGGGTAGTAGATAAGCAATCAATCAGGACTAGACATAGTGAATTTAACTTTTGTGTAACAAGAGCCAAGGGAACTGCAGCTCATGCCTTCGATCATACAGTCATTAAAGACTGGAATTCATTTCTACGTAATATACAATGTATGGAATAGAAAAACCTGTTTAAATCAGTAGTTAGGAAACATCTTATTGACGAAGAAAGATTCTCTTAACTAAATGATTTTGTATATTACTAGACATGTAAGTAATattatgcatggtgttttgaaacTCTTTAACTGTTTTAAAGAGAGGGGTATGCAATGTGCATATGTGTCTTGTATGGTGTGCGGTGGCTCTTTTGTTGACCACTCCATCTTGCCACAATACAAGGACCCAACTGGAAACATGCTTGTAAAAGTTTAGTGGGTTATCTTAGTGGAAGATACTatgtaccttattgtggtgtattgcacatatgtatacctatcaTAATGTACTGGAGTCCTGAATAAATTAAATCAATCAATTAATGAATCAATCAAACAGAAGCCATTATCTCAGAGCTCTAtcttaatgggcctatgggctgattatacaccctcaAAGGAAGGAGTGAGGTCGTAACACTTATCACTGCTCCACTCAGTTTTATGACCAAAGTCTTTAAGGTGGACAAATATTGCATCAGATTCTTGGCCATACCTAACACTATTTCAATGTTGTTTATCCCTAATATTAAGAACAGTACTTGTTTGGCCAATGTAAAAGTGATCACATTATTTACCGGGGGTATTGTACACACAACACTTCTGAGAAGTCATAGAAATTCTGATAAGACTTTCCTTATCTGTATAGTTACTGCTGAAGACTAAATCAATATTAGATTTTTTTAACACAATAGAAACATCAAGAAAGTTCTCATAATAGGGCAATGCCAACAAGTTCTTGTTGACAAATGGTTTTGGATGAACATTGTAAAAAGAATTTCTAGCAAGATTGCAAGCtgaatgaatgaaataactgTTATACTATAGTTTATAACCAGAGATATTGCAGAGCTCATTGTCAGTGAattctagaatatatatacaaaatgctCTAAGAACCACTATTATATGAACAGAACTTTTCATTACTAGTCTACTCATCACAATAAAGTGAAACCTGTTTTTATTAATCTTTCTTATAGTATTTCTCAAATGTAGACCAGAAGTCATGATGATGAACGCTGCAATTTATGATATTAGTTATAGAACTGGGCTGACAAAGTTCTGgtggtgaacaataactgacttaaAAGTGGTTGAGTAGGACTCTGGGTCGACAGGCATTGTTGGAATATATATCGAGAGAGTCTTGCATTAGAGAGCTTACTGGATgaaaacgtgctgagaggggatgCAGGTGGAATGTCTGATAATTACTTTGTGGAAGTAAGTGAAAAGGTTATAATGGGTTCAGGGAAAGAGGATATGGCATACATTTGAAAGaactggtgaaagtgagtgagtatAGGAAACGAACTTTTGCGCTGTTATACCACGAGATATTAAGTGAAATCAACTTCATCTATAACAGCTACCTTGGCTAGCACGAGCGACTTTGTAATGCTCTGCCCATACGTAATGACAGGACAGTGGGAAGGATATGTAACCTTTGTCATTGATTGAAAAATTCATCATGGGGTTTCACATGTTACAATGTTCCACCGTCATATCTTTTGTACAGGTAACACTCGCTTACATTATCGTGTTAAGCTTCACATATGGCATGACCATTTTCGTAGTTACATGAAGCGTCACAGAAATACAAATGTTTAGATGGATCAAGAATGAGACAGTTCTGTTCTTCTCCACCAGTTGGCTCTTGATAGTTGTCCCTTCCATAGTTAGCCCAGAATGGAGTGCCCATCTGGACGATCGACTCGTCCACCCAGCGCCACACTCCTTCCTGTACTTTGTCCGTCGCCCCGAGCCAGTAATTAAGGTCTGCCCAGCCTGTGCCAAGTGGAAGAATGATCTCCATGAAGGTTTATTTCACAATGCTGCAACGTTTTTCTCTATATATCATACATTAAACTTTTTCAACTTGTATGTTCAAAAACAGGAAAAGAACGATTCATGAATTATCATTTTCACAGCATTTCGTCTGAATCCTATGAGAAAAACACTCATGGAACATAATTCGAACAAATGCACAATAGCTAAACTTTGTACATACAGTCAATACTCCTTCATATATCCCTCATTCACCGCCTAATATTCCTGTATGTAGTATATTTACAGACACAGATCACACCCGAAGCTCAGGGTATAATAGAGAGAACGGATGGATGGATACAGATCACGCCAGAAGCTCAGAAGAGCAGGTCAGGATACACAGGCATCGGGGTGTCAGATCCGATCATATTTCTCCTCGTTAAGAACAAACTGTGGCATTGGATGACAACATATTGTGTGCTTGTTTCATTACCTGGACAACCCTACATCCACCACTTGTTAGTTGTAATGTGATTGTGACAAAGTTCTACTATTCTATTTGGCGTCAATGATAGATTTCGATGTTAGTTTTTatggtgaaggctccagtcacggacggaaGTCCACATCAacactgggccttaattgaaatactgaATTATGAAACGTAAAAAGTAAAGGGAAAATattgacgaattttggaggaatttaGAAACCTGCTTTCTGAAATGTGCTAGATCATAGTCACAGAGGAAGACATTAGAaagtagagagttctaaagtttcgacgtgtagggaaagaagcagctgtcaaaacggcctacccttgagttgccgttggccacacaataaccatgtgacgcagcagcttgctaagtattgcatggtcttgtTAGTCGTGTGGACATACGAGCAGCCAGCTTccgaagggaaaaagaaaagtagcaccaacagaagagggaaaatcaacgaacattgcggcgtaggacaaggtggtcaagtttggaagttagcctaggagagtATATAAGTCACATCGCTTCCAACTCACTctcaagcaaggatgcagagctagaaccatcctaaatgtgagagcagtactccacacaaggatgaaTGAATCCTttctataaacggagcaactgttcagaaatgAAGAAGTTTCGACAGCTTAAcagaacacccagtttcttacaggcagacttagctgttcctgTGATGTGCGGTTTCCAagaaagtgtggatgttacaAAGCTTTTAACGTAAACATGACAAGTTTTAGTATGAATTATAAGCAATTTCTTAATTGTCTTGAATTATTAATATGATTCTGGATTGTTTATTCAGCTTGATTATCCACaaaaactgatcataaagtcAGTATTATGTCTTCACACACTTCATATAATGATGTGACAATTTAGATGACTTGACTTGAGTGCTCAAATGCCACCCCAAATTACTTTTTTCCTCATAATATTTTGTGATCCACGAGTCCTCTGCCTGTACACACtccccatacacagttgccaatcattcatccatttctttggcaggatagaaattCTTGGCCGCTTGGGCTGATATGTTTTCGAGAAAATATGTTACTGATGAGAGGGAAGTCTTTAACTGCAGTATGGGATgcatgaagaaggaaaatgacagaagtgaatgattatac
This genomic interval carries:
- the LOC139748652 gene encoding C-type lectin domain family 4 member D-like, whose protein sequence is MPKDCIAPFQAVGGKCIFIDIFTFGTWRECRNVCLSLGGDLAKVETGNFFSDIIVYMHENGWADLNYWLGATDKVQEGVWRWVDESIVQMGTPFWANYGRDNYQEPTGGEEQNCLILDPSKHLYFCDASCNYENGHAICEA